A genomic segment from Streptomyces sp. NBC_00459 encodes:
- a CDS encoding DsbA family protein, with the protein MSEKNRDGKRTARERLAVEREKQKSSEKRRRALIVGASVVCVLGLAAVIGVVAANSGKDSKSESAGPVVAPSGAQGKDSLAIPVGEESAKSTLTVWEDFRCPACQSFETNYRAVIHELTDAGKLKVDYHLATIIDGNMGGSGSRHAANAAACAQDAGKFTAYHDVLYENQPQETDDAFAKDSKLIELAAKTDGLDTPAFRTCVEDGTHNSWVVKSNQAFQSGGFGGTPTVLLNGKNIYQDQTMTPAKLKQMVEAADKA; encoded by the coding sequence GTGAGCGAGAAGAATCGTGACGGAAAGCGCACCGCCCGTGAGCGACTGGCGGTCGAGCGTGAGAAGCAGAAGTCCTCGGAGAAGCGGCGGCGGGCGTTGATCGTGGGCGCCAGTGTCGTCTGCGTGCTGGGACTCGCGGCGGTGATCGGTGTCGTCGCCGCGAACTCCGGAAAGGACAGCAAGAGCGAGAGCGCCGGCCCGGTCGTGGCGCCCTCGGGCGCGCAGGGCAAGGACAGCCTCGCGATCCCGGTGGGCGAGGAGAGCGCCAAGTCGACGCTCACGGTGTGGGAGGACTTCCGCTGTCCCGCCTGCCAGTCCTTCGAGACCAACTACCGCGCGGTCATCCATGAGTTGACGGACGCGGGCAAGCTGAAGGTGGACTACCACCTGGCGACGATCATCGACGGCAACATGGGCGGCAGCGGCTCCCGGCACGCGGCCAACGCCGCCGCCTGCGCCCAGGACGCCGGCAAGTTCACCGCGTACCACGACGTGCTGTACGAGAACCAGCCCCAGGAGACCGACGACGCCTTCGCGAAGGACAGCAAGCTCATCGAGCTGGCGGCGAAGACCGACGGGCTGGACACACCCGCGTTCCGGACGTGTGTCGAGGACGGCACGCACAACAGCTGGGTCGTGAAGTCGAACCAGGCCTTCCAGAGCGGCGGTTTCGGCGGCACGCCGACCGTGCTGCTCAACGGGAAGAACATCTACCAGGACCAGACGATGACCCCGGCGAAGCTGAAGCAGATGGTCGAGGCCGCCGACAAGGCGTAG
- a CDS encoding ADP-ribosylglycohydrolase family protein, with protein sequence MLRLTWVQPEDLIGHELRQATQDGREPARIAARWRAAGGSDAPSRAGASAGPVSRYLRLLAEDLLDELADLPSRLADDEPTDPIRIRALCPDWPAEPAASTRPAPTPLRLEAAWLGRAAGCLLGKPVEKLPLTAIRQLARSTGNWPLNTWFTARGVPEELAAAHPWNRRSATTSLAENIDGMPEDDDLNYPLLNLLLIQRHGPDFTTTDVAKLWLDELPAGRTFTAERIAYRNLLTGLEPPLTARHRNPFREWIGALIRADVHGWTNPGAPAAAAEQAYRDAALTHTANGVYAAMFTAATIAEAATGTHDIHTCLRTGLSVVPPRSRLATAIRHGIRLAESHRDFETVVDELHATHASTYHWVHAIPNTALIAAALTHADGDFTGSICRAVSGGLDTDSNGATTGSIAGLLAGSPAALPERWTSPLKNRLATSVADFNGTGFDTLARLTHSLTRLETAHP encoded by the coding sequence ATGCTCCGACTGACCTGGGTCCAGCCGGAGGACCTGATCGGCCACGAGCTGCGCCAGGCGACCCAGGACGGCCGCGAGCCCGCCAGAATCGCCGCCCGCTGGCGAGCCGCGGGCGGATCGGACGCCCCGTCCCGCGCGGGCGCGTCAGCCGGCCCGGTCTCCCGCTATCTGCGTCTACTGGCCGAGGACCTCCTGGACGAACTGGCGGACCTTCCGAGCAGGTTGGCGGACGACGAGCCGACCGACCCGATCCGGATCCGGGCCCTGTGCCCCGACTGGCCCGCAGAACCCGCGGCGTCCACCCGGCCCGCCCCCACCCCCCTCCGCCTGGAAGCCGCCTGGCTGGGCAGAGCAGCCGGCTGCCTCCTCGGTAAACCGGTGGAAAAACTGCCCCTCACGGCCATCCGCCAACTCGCCCGGTCCACCGGCAACTGGCCCCTGAACACCTGGTTCACCGCCAGAGGAGTCCCCGAGGAACTGGCGGCGGCCCACCCCTGGAACCGCCGGTCGGCGACCACCTCCCTCGCCGAGAACATCGACGGCATGCCCGAGGACGACGACCTCAACTACCCCCTCCTCAACCTCCTCCTGATCCAACGCCACGGCCCCGACTTCACCACCACCGACGTGGCGAAACTCTGGCTGGACGAACTCCCCGCAGGCCGCACCTTCACGGCCGAACGCATCGCCTACCGAAACCTCCTGACCGGCCTGGAACCCCCGCTCACCGCCCGCCACCGCAACCCGTTCCGCGAGTGGATCGGCGCCCTGATCCGCGCCGACGTCCACGGCTGGACCAACCCCGGTGCCCCGGCCGCCGCCGCCGAACAGGCGTACCGCGACGCCGCCCTCACCCACACCGCCAACGGCGTCTACGCCGCGATGTTCACGGCGGCCACCATCGCCGAGGCGGCCACCGGCACCCACGACATCCACACCTGTCTGCGCACCGGCCTGAGCGTCGTCCCGCCACGCTCCCGTCTGGCCACAGCCATCCGACACGGCATCCGACTGGCCGAATCCCACCGCGACTTCGAAACCGTCGTGGACGAACTCCACGCCACCCACGCGTCCACCTACCACTGGGTCCACGCCATCCCCAACACCGCCCTGATCGCCGCCGCCCTCACCCACGCCGACGGCGACTTCACCGGCTCCATCTGCCGTGCCGTGTCCGGCGGCCTGGACACCGACTCCAACGGCGCGACCACCGGAAGCATCGCCGGTCTCCTCGCCGGCTCCCCCGCCGCGCTCCCCGAGCGCTGGACGAGCCCCCTGAAGAACCGGCTCGCCACCTCCGTCGCGGACTTCAACGGCACCGGCTTCGACACCCTCGCCCGACTGACCCACTCCCTCACCCGCCTGGAGACAGCCCACCCATGA
- a CDS encoding ADP-ribosylglycohydrolase family protein, with the protein MTPKQQEQAQENQEAQEGQVAGLDERITGALVGAAVGDALGGPVEGYTPEQILERHAGRVHGIVGPWNGDAWRTARPIAPYHKGDGHVTDDTLMTHALVRVYAQVRDHLDAYAVADHLVPDLMTNPRWIPELEAEALPLQRVFLAEKWLVARIHYGHIDPREAGVGNIVNCGAAMYMAPVGLVNAANPAGAYAEALELAGAHQSSYGREAAAVFAAAVAAACAPDATPGSVIGTCLSLAKDGTRAAIEAVCEVASRHTDFESALRPLREAVTPYDTVGADYRSPSLGARRPSRLHAIEELPVALGMLVVSGGDFRHAVLGSVNYGRDCDSIATMAGALAGALGSEVPSDWSKTVAEASRLDLWEPARTLTEVAQEIFDRDVHQRRSHERAFARLRGAGCSD; encoded by the coding sequence ATGACACCCAAACAGCAAGAACAAGCACAAGAGAACCAAGAGGCCCAAGAAGGCCAAGTGGCGGGCCTGGACGAGCGGATCACGGGTGCCCTGGTCGGCGCGGCCGTCGGTGACGCGCTCGGCGGGCCCGTGGAGGGCTACACCCCCGAGCAGATCCTCGAACGCCACGCGGGCCGCGTCCACGGCATCGTCGGCCCCTGGAACGGGGACGCCTGGCGCACCGCCCGCCCGATCGCCCCGTACCACAAGGGCGACGGCCACGTCACCGACGACACCCTGATGACCCACGCGTTGGTACGGGTGTATGCCCAGGTCCGCGACCATCTGGACGCGTACGCGGTCGCCGACCACCTGGTCCCGGACCTGATGACGAACCCGCGCTGGATCCCCGAGCTGGAGGCCGAGGCGCTCCCCCTCCAACGCGTCTTCCTGGCGGAGAAGTGGCTGGTGGCCCGCATCCACTACGGCCACATCGATCCCCGCGAGGCGGGCGTGGGCAACATCGTCAACTGCGGTGCGGCGATGTACATGGCCCCGGTCGGCCTGGTCAACGCGGCCAACCCGGCAGGCGCCTACGCCGAGGCCCTCGAACTCGCGGGAGCCCACCAGTCCTCGTACGGCAGGGAGGCGGCGGCTGTCTTCGCGGCGGCGGTGGCGGCGGCGTGCGCCCCGGACGCCACGCCCGGCTCGGTGATCGGAACATGCCTCTCCCTGGCGAAGGACGGCACCCGGGCGGCGATCGAGGCGGTGTGCGAAGTGGCCTCCCGCCACACGGACTTCGAGTCGGCGCTGCGGCCCCTGCGGGAGGCGGTGACTCCCTACGACACGGTGGGCGCGGACTACCGCAGCCCGTCCCTGGGCGCCCGTCGCCCGTCCCGTCTCCACGCGATCGAGGAACTCCCGGTGGCGCTGGGCATGTTGGTGGTGTCGGGCGGCGACTTCCGGCATGCGGTGCTGGGTTCGGTGAACTACGGCCGCGACTGCGACTCGATCGCCACGATGGCCGGGGCGCTCGCCGGTGCGCTGGGCTCCGAGGTGCCGTCCGACTGGTCGAAGACGGTCGCGGAGGCGAGCCGCCTGGACCTGTGGGAACCCGCCCGGACGCTGACCGAGGTGGCCCAGGAGATCTTCGACCGGGACGTACACCAACGGCGTTCCCACGAAAGGGCGTTCGCCCGGCTCAGGGGTGCGGGATGCTCCGACTGA
- the trpA gene encoding tryptophan synthase subunit alpha has protein sequence MSGNIQLLSDTLAGAKAEGRSALIAYLPAGFPTVDGGIDAVKAVFDGGADVVEVGLPHSDPVLDGPVIQTADDIALRGGVKIADVMRTVREAYEASGKPVLVMTYWNPIDRYGVERFTAELAEAGGAGCILPDLPVQESALWREHAEKHGLATVFVVAPSSKDARLAEITAAGSGFVYAASLMGVTGTRASVGAQAEDLVRRTRGAGTDLPVCVGLGVSDAAQAAEVAGFADGVIVGSAFVKRMLDAPDHAAGVEAVRELAADLAKGVRGTA, from the coding sequence GTGAGCGGCAACATCCAGCTGTTGAGCGACACCCTCGCCGGTGCCAAGGCCGAGGGGCGCTCCGCTCTCATCGCGTACCTCCCCGCCGGGTTCCCGACCGTCGACGGCGGGATCGACGCCGTCAAGGCCGTGTTCGACGGAGGCGCCGACGTCGTCGAGGTCGGACTGCCGCACAGCGACCCGGTGCTCGACGGGCCCGTCATCCAGACCGCCGACGACATCGCCCTGCGCGGCGGGGTCAAGATCGCGGACGTGATGCGCACGGTCCGGGAGGCGTACGAGGCCTCCGGGAAGCCGGTGCTCGTCATGACGTACTGGAACCCGATCGACCGCTACGGCGTCGAGCGCTTCACCGCCGAGCTCGCGGAGGCGGGCGGCGCCGGGTGCATCCTGCCCGACCTGCCCGTGCAGGAGTCGGCGCTGTGGAGGGAGCACGCCGAGAAGCACGGTCTCGCGACCGTGTTCGTCGTCGCGCCCAGCAGCAAGGACGCGCGGCTCGCCGAGATCACCGCGGCGGGCAGCGGGTTCGTGTACGCCGCCTCGCTCATGGGCGTCACGGGGACCCGGGCGTCGGTCGGCGCGCAGGCGGAGGACCTGGTCCGGCGCACTCGCGGCGCCGGCACCGACCTGCCTGTCTGCGTCGGGCTGGGGGTCTCCGACGCCGCTCAGGCCGCCGAGGTCGCCGGCTTCGCCGACGGGGTGATCGTCGGCTCGGCCTTCGTGAAGCGGATGCTGGACGCCCCGGACCACGCGGCCGGAGTCGAGGCCGTGCGGGAACTCGCCGCCGACCTCGCGAAGGGCGTGCGCGGCACCGCGTAG
- a CDS encoding HpcH/HpaI aldolase/citrate lyase family protein, translating to MTAVPLTWLYVPGDRPEVVSKALVSGADVVVVDLEDAVAPDRKEYARAATAERLTDLQAVPVHVRINALDGPLASCDLRALEGLPGISGLRLPKVTTPQEVVRVATRTTVSSATGAGLPLHALLETALGIEHAFAIATAHPALHGIALGEADLRADLGVRADAGLDWCRSRVVVAARAAGLAPPPQSVHPDTRDLGALAVSCAHGRALGFLGRAAIHPRQLPVIERAYLPTPEEIEDAEQIVKAAATDEGAQALPDGRFIDAAVVATARRTLSLADRDRS from the coding sequence GTGACGGCCGTCCCCCTGACCTGGCTGTACGTCCCCGGCGACCGCCCCGAGGTGGTGTCCAAGGCCCTCGTCTCCGGCGCCGACGTGGTCGTCGTCGACCTGGAGGACGCGGTCGCCCCCGACCGCAAGGAGTACGCCCGCGCGGCCACCGCCGAACGTCTCACCGACCTCCAGGCGGTCCCGGTCCACGTCCGGATCAACGCCCTGGACGGCCCCCTGGCCTCCTGCGACCTCCGGGCCCTCGAAGGCCTCCCCGGCATCTCGGGGCTACGGCTCCCGAAGGTGACGACACCGCAGGAGGTCGTACGCGTGGCCACCCGCACGACCGTGTCCTCGGCCACCGGGGCCGGACTCCCGCTGCACGCCCTGCTCGAAACCGCCCTCGGCATCGAACACGCCTTCGCCATCGCGACCGCCCACCCCGCCCTGCACGGCATCGCGCTGGGCGAGGCCGACCTGCGGGCCGATCTGGGGGTACGCGCAGACGCGGGCCTCGACTGGTGCCGCTCCCGGGTCGTCGTGGCCGCACGCGCGGCCGGACTCGCCCCGCCGCCCCAGTCGGTCCACCCGGACACCCGGGACCTCGGCGCCCTGGCCGTGTCCTGCGCCCACGGCCGCGCCCTGGGTTTCCTGGGCCGGGCGGCCATCCACCCCCGCCAGCTCCCGGTGATCGAACGCGCCTACCTCCCCACCCCGGAGGAGATCGAGGACGCCGAACAGATCGTCAAGGCGGCGGCGACGGACGAGGGCGCCCAGGCCCTCCCGGACGGCCGCTTCATCGACGCGGCGGTGGTGGCGACGGCCCGCAGAACCCTGTCCCTGGCCGACCGCGACCGCTCCTGA
- the trpC gene encoding indole-3-glycerol phosphate synthase TrpC has protein sequence MSVLDEIIDGVRADLAERQARVSLDELKERAAKAPAAKDGVAALRGDGVKVICEVKRSSPSKGALAAIADPAGLAADYEAGGAAVISVLTEQRRFGGSLADLEAVRARVDIPVLRKDFIVTSYQLWEARAYGADLALLIVAALEQSALESLIERAESIGLTPIVEVHDEDEVERAVDAGARIIGVNARNLKTLEVDRSTFERVAPEIPDSIVKIAESGIRGPHDLIAYANAGADAVLVGESLVTGRDPKSAVSDLVAAGEHPALRHGRG, from the coding sequence GTGAGTGTGCTCGACGAGATCATCGACGGAGTCCGTGCCGACCTCGCGGAGCGACAGGCGCGCGTCAGCCTCGACGAGCTCAAGGAGCGCGCGGCGAAGGCTCCCGCAGCCAAGGACGGGGTCGCCGCACTGCGCGGTGACGGCGTCAAGGTCATCTGTGAGGTCAAGCGATCCAGCCCGTCGAAGGGCGCGCTCGCGGCGATCGCCGACCCGGCCGGCCTCGCGGCCGACTACGAGGCGGGCGGCGCCGCCGTCATCTCCGTCCTCACCGAACAGCGCCGCTTCGGCGGCTCACTGGCGGACCTGGAGGCGGTGCGTGCCCGGGTGGACATCCCGGTGCTGCGCAAGGACTTCATCGTCACGTCGTACCAGCTGTGGGAGGCGCGGGCATACGGTGCCGATCTGGCCCTGCTGATCGTCGCCGCCCTCGAACAGTCCGCCCTGGAGTCCCTCATCGAGCGCGCCGAGTCCATCGGACTCACCCCGATCGTGGAGGTGCACGACGAGGACGAGGTCGAGCGGGCGGTCGACGCGGGGGCCCGCATCATCGGCGTCAACGCGCGCAACCTGAAGACCCTGGAGGTGGACCGCTCCACGTTCGAGCGGGTCGCCCCCGAGATCCCCGACAGCATCGTCAAGATCGCCGAGTCCGGCATCCGCGGCCCGCACGATCTGATCGCGTACGCCAACGCGGGCGCCGACGCGGTACTGGTCGGCGAGTCCCTCGTCACCGGCCGTGACCCCAAGTCCGCGGTGTCGGACCTGGTGGCCGCCGGCGAGCACCCCGCGCTGCGGCACGGGCGCGGCTGA
- the trpB gene encoding tryptophan synthase subunit beta, producing MSSEFFIPDPEGQVPNVDGYFGAFGGKFIPEALVAAVDEVAVEYDKAKSDPEFARELDDLLVHYTGRPSSLTEVRRFAEHAGGARVFLKREDLNHTGSHKINNVLGQALLTKRMGKTRVIAETGAGQHGVATATACALFGLDCTIYMGEIDTQRQALNVARMRMLGAEVIAVKSGSRTLKDAINEAFRDWVANVDRTHYLFGTVAGPHPFPAMVRDFHRVIGVEARRQILERAGRLPDAAVACVGGGSNAIGLFHAFIPDAGVRLIGCEPAGHGVETGEHAATLTAGEPGILHGSRSYVLQDEEGQITEPYSISAGLDYPGIGPEHSYLKDTGRAEYRAVTDDAAMQALRLLSRTEGIIPAIESAHALAGALEVGKELGKDGLIVINLSGRGDKDMDTAARYFDLYDTDASVAADADSEIAEIEGDAK from the coding sequence ATGTCCAGTGAGTTCTTCATTCCTGATCCTGAGGGCCAAGTGCCCAACGTCGACGGGTACTTCGGTGCCTTCGGCGGCAAGTTCATCCCGGAGGCGCTCGTCGCCGCCGTGGACGAGGTCGCCGTCGAGTACGACAAGGCGAAGTCCGACCCCGAGTTCGCCCGTGAGCTCGACGATCTGCTCGTCCACTACACCGGGCGGCCCAGCTCGCTCACCGAGGTGCGCCGGTTCGCCGAGCACGCCGGTGGCGCCCGGGTCTTCCTCAAGCGGGAGGACCTGAACCACACCGGGTCCCACAAGATCAACAACGTGCTCGGGCAGGCCCTCCTCACCAAGAGGATGGGCAAGACCCGCGTCATCGCCGAGACCGGTGCCGGTCAGCACGGGGTCGCCACCGCGACCGCCTGTGCGCTGTTCGGCCTCGACTGCACGATCTACATGGGTGAGATCGACACCCAGAGGCAGGCTCTCAACGTCGCGCGTATGCGCATGCTCGGCGCCGAGGTCATCGCCGTGAAGTCCGGCTCGCGCACCCTCAAGGACGCCATCAACGAGGCGTTCCGCGACTGGGTCGCCAACGTCGACCGCACGCACTACCTGTTCGGGACCGTGGCCGGGCCGCACCCCTTCCCCGCCATGGTGCGCGACTTCCACCGGGTGATCGGTGTCGAGGCCCGGCGGCAGATTCTTGAGCGGGCCGGACGACTGCCCGACGCGGCTGTTGCCTGTGTCGGCGGTGGCTCGAACGCCATCGGGCTCTTCCACGCCTTCATCCCCGACGCCGGGGTCCGGCTCATCGGGTGCGAGCCCGCCGGGCACGGTGTCGAGACCGGCGAGCACGCCGCCACCCTCACCGCCGGTGAGCCGGGCATCCTGCACGGTTCGCGGTCGTACGTCCTGCAGGACGAGGAGGGGCAGATCACCGAGCCCTACTCCATCTCCGCCGGACTCGACTACCCGGGCATCGGGCCCGAGCACTCCTACCTCAAGGACACCGGCCGCGCCGAGTACCGCGCGGTCACCGACGACGCCGCCATGCAGGCGCTGCGCCTGCTGTCCCGTACCGAGGGCATCATCCCGGCCATCGAGAGCGCGCACGCGCTGGCCGGGGCGCTGGAGGTCGGCAAGGAGCTGGGCAAGGACGGCCTGATCGTCATCAACCTCTCCGGGCGCGGCGACAAGGACATGGACACCGCCGCCCGGTACTTCGACCTGTACGACACCGATGCCTCTGTCGCGGCCGACGCCGACAGCGAGATCGCCGAGATCGAGGGGGACGCCAAGTGA
- the rbsK gene encoding ribokinase, which produces MTHIAVLGSTNMDLVAYVSKAPQRGETVTGREFRTIPGGKGANQAVAAARAGADVSMIGAVGNDAYGSQLRSVLEHSGVGTDHLRTAEGASGTAHIVVDDEGGNAIVVVPAANGTVTRLAPGDEGLIATADALLLQLEIPLTAVVEGAEAAHRHGVRTILTPAPVQPLPPELLAVTDLLVPNEHEATALTGLSDPHRAATALLDQVPEVVVTLGAAGSLYASRDLAEPVTVPAPPVTAVDSTGAGDTFVGALAVALAEGRPMPDALAWASAAGALSVQRPGASASMPYRSEIEARYTS; this is translated from the coding sequence ATGACCCATATCGCCGTGCTGGGCAGCACGAACATGGACCTCGTCGCGTACGTCTCCAAGGCCCCGCAGCGCGGGGAGACCGTGACAGGACGGGAGTTCCGTACGATCCCCGGCGGCAAGGGCGCCAACCAGGCCGTGGCCGCGGCCCGCGCGGGCGCCGACGTCTCGATGATCGGCGCGGTGGGCAACGACGCGTACGGCAGCCAACTCCGTTCCGTACTGGAGCACTCGGGCGTCGGCACCGACCATCTCCGAACCGCCGAGGGCGCTTCCGGTACCGCGCACATCGTCGTGGACGACGAGGGCGGCAACGCGATCGTCGTCGTCCCCGCCGCCAATGGCACCGTCACCCGTCTCGCCCCCGGTGACGAGGGCCTGATCGCCACCGCCGACGCCCTGCTGCTCCAGCTGGAGATCCCGCTCACAGCGGTCGTCGAGGGCGCCGAGGCCGCTCACCGTCATGGTGTCCGCACGATCCTCACCCCGGCCCCCGTCCAACCGCTGCCACCCGAACTCCTCGCCGTCACCGACCTGTTGGTGCCGAACGAGCACGAGGCGACGGCCCTCACCGGCCTGAGCGACCCGCACAGGGCGGCCACCGCACTCCTCGACCAGGTGCCGGAGGTCGTCGTCACACTGGGCGCGGCCGGCAGCCTCTACGCGTCCCGGGACCTCGCCGAACCGGTCACCGTCCCCGCGCCGCCCGTCACCGCCGTGGACTCGACCGGCGCCGGCGACACCTTCGTCGGCGCCCTCGCGGTCGCCCTGGCCGAGGGCCGCCCGATGCCGGACGCCCTGGCGTGGGCCTCGGCGGCGGGGGCACTCTCCGTACAACGGCCGGGCGCGTCGGCGTCGATGCCGTACCGCTCGGAGATCGAGGCCAGGTACACGTCATGA
- the lgt gene encoding prolipoprotein diacylglyceryl transferase yields MNIAYIPSPAHGVYHLFGIIPLRGYAFCIIIGVFVAVWLGNKRWLARGGRPGTVADIAVWAVPFGLVGGRLYHVITDYELYFSEGRDWVDAFKIWEGGLGIWGAIAVGALGAWIGCRRRGIPLPAWADALAPGIALAQACGRWGNWFNQELYGRETTVPWALHITSSTDGRVPGYYHPTFLYESLWCVGVALLVIWADRRFTLGHGRAFALYVATYCVGRFWIEYLRVDDAHHILGMRLNNWTAIFVFILAVVYFVLSAKKRPGREEVVEPGADVLDGPAEDGAEGDDSDKGDAESAAAKAEADPDGKADSEDRAEAEVEAEPTKKS; encoded by the coding sequence ATGAATATCGCCTACATTCCCAGTCCGGCGCACGGGGTGTATCACCTCTTTGGGATCATTCCGCTGCGCGGCTACGCGTTCTGCATCATCATCGGTGTCTTCGTCGCGGTCTGGCTCGGCAACAAGCGCTGGCTCGCCCGCGGTGGCCGACCCGGCACGGTGGCCGACATCGCGGTCTGGGCCGTGCCCTTCGGTCTGGTCGGTGGCCGCCTCTATCACGTGATCACGGACTACGAGCTGTACTTCAGCGAGGGCCGCGACTGGGTGGACGCCTTCAAGATCTGGGAGGGCGGCCTCGGTATCTGGGGCGCGATCGCCGTCGGCGCGCTGGGCGCGTGGATCGGCTGCCGCCGGCGCGGTATCCCGCTGCCGGCGTGGGCCGACGCCCTCGCCCCCGGTATCGCCCTCGCACAGGCGTGCGGGCGATGGGGCAACTGGTTCAACCAGGAGCTGTACGGGCGGGAGACCACCGTCCCCTGGGCGCTGCACATCACCTCCTCGACCGACGGCCGGGTCCCGGGCTACTACCACCCGACGTTCCTGTACGAGTCCCTGTGGTGCGTCGGTGTCGCGCTGCTGGTCATCTGGGCCGACCGCCGCTTCACGCTGGGCCACGGACGGGCGTTCGCGCTGTACGTCGCGACCTACTGTGTGGGCCGCTTCTGGATCGAGTACCTGCGTGTCGACGACGCCCACCACATCCTCGGCATGCGGCTGAACAACTGGACCGCGATCTTCGTCTTCATCCTCGCGGTGGTCTACTTCGTGCTCTCGGCGAAGAAGCGGCCCGGCCGGGAGGAAGTCGTCGAGCCCGGTGCGGATGTCCTCGACGGTCCGGCGGAGGACGGTGCCGAGGGCGACGACAGCGACAAGGGCGATGCCGAATCGGCGGCGGCGAAGGCCGAGGCCGATCCGGACGGCAAGGCCGACTCCGAGGACCGGGCCGAGGCCGAGGTCGAGGCGGAGCCGACCAAGAAGAGTTGA
- a CDS encoding CaiB/BaiF CoA transferase family protein has protein sequence MKAPEMTAPEPRTPSTTAPLTGLRVLDLATLFAGPLAATMLGDFGAEVIKIEHPVKPDPSRGHGPSKDGIGLWWKLLGRNKRTMTLDLSRPGGRTTLLRLAATADVVIENFRPGTLEKWDLGWPELSAANPRLVLARVTAFGQFGPYAHRPGFGTLAEAMSGFAAITGEPDAPPTLPPFGLADSIAGLATAYAVMTALSARDRTGEGQVVDMAIIEPILTVLGPQPLWYDQLGHVQPRTGNRSQNNAPRNTYRTADGTWVAVSTSAQSIAERVMRLVGRPELIDEPWFATGAERARHSDVLDEAVGAWIARHSQSEVIAAFEKAEAAVAPVQDVREVMTDPQYQALDTITTVDDPDLGPIRMQNVLFRLSETPGAIRWAGRPHGADTTAVLTELGLTEPEIDALRTEGAL, from the coding sequence ATGAAAGCACCGGAGATGACCGCACCCGAGCCCCGCACCCCCTCAACCACAGCCCCTCTCACCGGCCTTCGCGTGCTCGACCTGGCCACCCTCTTCGCCGGGCCGCTCGCCGCCACCATGCTCGGTGACTTCGGCGCCGAGGTGATCAAGATCGAGCACCCGGTGAAACCGGACCCCTCCCGGGGCCACGGCCCGTCCAAGGACGGCATCGGTCTCTGGTGGAAGCTGCTGGGCCGCAACAAGCGCACGATGACCCTCGACCTCTCCCGGCCCGGCGGCCGGACCACCCTGCTCCGGCTCGCCGCCACCGCCGACGTCGTCATCGAGAACTTCCGCCCGGGCACCCTGGAGAAGTGGGACCTGGGCTGGCCGGAGCTGTCCGCCGCCAACCCGCGTCTGGTCCTCGCCCGGGTCACCGCCTTCGGCCAGTTCGGCCCGTACGCGCATCGCCCCGGCTTCGGCACCCTGGCCGAGGCGATGAGCGGTTTCGCCGCGATCACCGGCGAGCCGGACGCGCCCCCGACACTCCCGCCGTTCGGCCTCGCCGACTCGATCGCGGGCCTGGCGACGGCGTACGCCGTCATGACGGCCCTGTCCGCCCGCGACCGCACCGGCGAGGGGCAGGTCGTCGACATGGCGATCATCGAGCCGATTCTCACCGTCCTGGGCCCGCAGCCGCTCTGGTACGACCAGTTGGGCCACGTCCAGCCGCGCACCGGCAACCGCTCGCAGAACAACGCCCCCCGCAACACCTACCGCACGGCCGACGGCACCTGGGTCGCCGTGTCGACCTCGGCCCAGTCGATCGCCGAGCGCGTGATGCGCCTGGTGGGCCGCCCGGAGCTGATCGACGAGCCCTGGTTCGCCACCGGCGCCGAGCGCGCCCGCCACTCGGACGTCCTCGACGAGGCGGTCGGGGCGTGGATCGCCCGCCACTCCCAATCCGAGGTGATCGCGGCCTTCGAGAAGGCGGAGGCGGCGGTGGCCCCGGTCCAGGACGTGCGGGAGGTGATGACCGACCCGCAGTACCAGGCCCTCGACACCATCACCACGGTCGACGACCCCGACCTCGGCCCGATCCGTATGCAGAACGTCCTCTTCCGGCTCTCCGAGACCCCCGGCGCGATCCGCTGGGCGGGCCGCCCGCACGGCGCGGACACCACGGCCGTCCTCACCGAACTGGGCCTGACCGAACCGGAGATCGACGCCCTGCGAACCGAGGGAGCCCTGTGA
- the trpM gene encoding tryptophan biosynthesis modulator TrpM, which translates to MTLTLTPMDRYARLARGCRPRGCRAPARRVHGRRVRYVIGDEPGQVNGMRWPCGAWR; encoded by the coding sequence ATGACACTCACCCTGACACCCATGGACCGGTACGCCCGCCTCGCGCGCGGCTGCCGTCCGCGTGGCTGCCGTGCGCCCGCGAGGCGTGTGCACGGGCGGCGGGTTCGATATGTCATCGGGGACGAGCCCGGACAGGTCAACGGGATGCGATGGCCCTGCGGGGCTTGGCGGTAG